One Fusarium falciforme chromosome 1, complete sequence genomic window carries:
- a CDS encoding Rab-GAP TBC domain-containing protein — translation MSQTEAATTPVTQAHAEPEQEKPEKQEEKQQQKETENKRLSSGTESDDDPVGRFRFLLSPTATVTRQTAYLRWRTPMLIKQATDPDDNFEDAVAHSPARSLTKRSISYSKSQTPAQDAAAEEPSDRKSGETHRSEDKRASKAGDPAAESADEVESLHEKPLPRRKSSSVSKRISSTSNLDNVSLDDDDAPPPPPVPKSPPKDKEPHNKSISLNNISLPSMPWSPPAEAASRGSLPPAAVVAPPPPPPQPQPPPPASSRKLTSPFSWLSRNSSKEKETPPPPPPPHSTGRRGTASSIATLTSNPEMMLSRLEEEKDGDSLHSEPAQRISLKDRFKQLRLQEEATRTPEGEDENVNGSTGLAVQVEETHPHEKPLPSPVPQPIPGLAPGTVSGVNAGPSAMAEDKVDWDLWQSVVYEGPAAVARTSAEELNKAIATGIPSAIRGVIWQVLANSKNEDLELVYKDLATRGTDRSKDRHSNSTTTSSLSNGNLSVHSGDAVTSSASSVNSDHSGAPSPNEKNTEAILKAQAAAAAERKRKEKEDAAMLQKLEKTIRRDLGARTSYSKYAAAAGLQEGLFGVCKAYALFDEGVGYAQGMNFLIMPLLFNMPEQEAFCLLVRLMNHYKLRDLFIQDMPGLHMHLYQFERLLEDFEPALYCHLHRKGISPHLYATQWFLTLFAYRFPLQLVLRIYDLILSEGLSAILRFGIVLMQKNATTLLGLSDMQQLTTYLKDKVFDVYIDKDPSHGSLLENGFFGSSSSSMDKEVYRADQLVRDACEVKITPEMLKAYSTEWEEKTKAEKERENELYELRMANHNFAIRVRKLEERVEVCDREQADLATELVHTKVENEELKDENESMRGQVRELKIVIEKQPAEFEEKWKLERDDLMKRNLHVHEENQRLENELSELEEELVQTKLRYAEINSQHETLNRKWTDLKRQFA, via the exons ATGTCACAGACAGAAGCCGCCACCACGCCGGTGACCCAGGCCCACGCCGAGCCCGAGCAGgagaagcccgagaagcaggaggagaagcagcagcagaaggagACCGAGAACAAGAGACTCTCGTCTGGCACGGAGTCTGACGACGACCCTGTAGGTCGATTCCGCTTTTTGCTCTCTCCCACCGCAACTGTCACACGACAGACTGCATACCTTCGCTGGAGGACCCCTATGCTAATCAAGCAGGCAACCGATCCTGATGATAACTTCGAAGACGCCGTAGCGCATTCTCCTGCGCGATCTCTCACAAAGCGATCCATCTCATACTCCAAATCCCAGACCCCAGCACAAGATGCTGCTGCCGAAGAGCCATCCGACCGGAAGTCTGGGGAGACACATCGCTCAGAGGACAAGCGGGCGTCAAAGGCAGGGGATCCTGCTGCAGAATCCGCCGACGAAGTAGAAAGCCTCCATGAGAAGCCTCTCCCTCGACGGAAATCATCATCTGTCTCGAAACGCATCTCCAGTACTTCCAACTTAGATAACGTTAgccttgacgatgacgacgctccgcctccacctcccG TTCCCAAGAGTcctcccaaggacaaggagccGCACAACAAATCGATATCTTTGAACAACATCTCCCTACCCTCGATGCCATGGTCGCCTCCGGCTGAGGCGGCCTCAAGGGGCTCCCTTCCACCAGCTGCGGTCGTtgcacctcctccgcctccgccccAACCTCAGCCTCCACCCCCGGCTTCAAGCCGAAAGCTCACCAGCCCTTTCTCTTGGCTGTCCCGGAACTCTAGCAAAGAGAAGGAGacccctccaccaccaccaccgcctcaTAGTACGGGACGAAGGGGTACTGCTAGCTCTATCGCAACCCTTACAAGCAATCCGGAGATGATGCTCAGCCGgcttgaggaagagaaggacggAGATTCGCTCCATAGCGAACCCGCCCAGCGGATTAGTCTCAAAGACAGATTTAAGCAATTGAGGCTACAAGAGGAGGCCACCCGTACACCCGAAGGCGAGGACGAGAATGTGAATGGATCTACTGGTCTGGCTGTGCAAGTGGAGGAGACTCATCCTCACGAGAAGCCCCTTCCTTCGCCGGTTCCGCAGCCGATTCCTGGTCTCGCGCCCGGAACCGTGTCGGGAGTTAATGCAGGGCCCTCGGCCATGGCAGAGGACAAGGTTGATTGGGACCTGTGGCAGTCTGTCGTCTACGAAGGGCCAGCTGCTGTCGCGCGGACCAGTGCTGAGGAGCTGaacaaggccatcgccaCGGGAATTCCTAGCGCTATCCGTGGAGTCATCTGGCAAGTCCTGGCCAACAGCAAGAATGAGGATCTGGAGCTTGTTTACAAGGACCTGGCTACCCGTGGTACCGACAGGAGCAAGGACCGTCACAGCAACAGCACAACTACCAGCTCGCTGAGCAATGGAAACCTTAGCGTTCATAGTGGTGACGCTGTTACGTCCTCAGCTTCCTCTGTTAACTCGGACCATTCAGGTGCGCCGTCACCTAACGAGAAGAATACCGAAGCTATCTTGAAGGCccaagcagcagccgcagctGAGCGAAAGcgaaaagagaaggaagatgcgGCTATGCTGCAGAAGCTTGAGAAGACGATTCGCCGCGACCTGGGTGCCCGCACTAGCTATTCAAAGTATGCGGCTGCTGCCGGGCTTCAAGAGGGTCTGTTTGGTGTCTGCAAGGCCTATGCTCTCTTTGACGAGGGTGTTGGATATGCCCAAGGCATGAACTTCCTTATCATGCCCTTGCTTTTCAAC ATGCCCGAACAAGAAGCCTTTTGTCTCCTTGTCCGATTGATGAACCACTACAAGTTGCGAGACTTGTTTATCCAGGACATGCCTGGATTGCACATGCATCTTTATCAGTTTGAACGTCTGCTCGAAGACTTTGAGCCTGCCCTGTACTGCCACCTTCATCGCAAGGGCATCTCTCCCCACCTCTACGCAACTCAGTGGTTCTTGACTCTCTTTGCCTACCGTTTCCCCCTTCAACTAGTGCTACGCATTTATGACCTCATCCTTTCGGAGGGTCTTTCAGCAATTCTCCGATTTGGTATTGTCCTCATGCAGAAGAACGCTACCACACTTCTCGGCCTGTCCGACATGCAGCAGCTCACTACTTATCTGAAGGACAAGGTCTTTGATGTCTACATTGATAAGGACCCGAGCCATGGAAGCCTTCTGGAGAACGGCTTCTTCGGAAGCTCAAGCTCCAGCATGGATAAGGAGGTGTACCGAGCTGATCAACTTGTCAGAGATGCCTGCGAGGTCAAGATCACACCGGAGATGCTCAAGGCGTACAGCACCGAGTGGGAAGAAAAGaccaaggctgagaaggaacGTGAAAATGAACTCTATGAGCTTCGGATGGCAAACCACAACTTTGCCATCAGAGTCCGAAAACTCGAGGAGAGGGTTGAGGTCTGTGATCGAGAGCAGGCTGACCTCGCAACTGAGCTCGTTCACACCAAAGTCGAgaacgaggagctcaaggacgagAACGAAAGTATGAGAGGCCAAGTCCGAGAGCTGAAGATCGTCATCGAGAAGCAGCCAGCGGAGTTTGAGGAAAAATGGAAGTTAGAGCGTGATGACTTGATGAAGCGCAACCTCCACGTGCACGAGGAGAATCAGAGGCTCGAGAATGAACTGAGTGAGCTCGAAGAGGAGTTGGTTCAGACAAAGCTGCGTTATGCAGAG ATCAACTCCCAGCACGAGACTCTGAACCGCAAGTGGACCGACTTGAAACGTCAGTTTGCATAA
- a CDS encoding 40S ribosomal protein S8: MAPTYEANHHVRRRALRNNTRPCLRTPTSSETAIMGISRDSRHKRSASGAKRAYYRKKRAFEAGRQGANTRIGPKRVHTVRTRGGNHKYRALRLDSGNFAWGSEGCTRKTRVIGVAYHPSNNELVRTNTLTKSAVVQIDAAPFRQWYEAHYGQPIGRRRQKAQAAKEGKAEEEVKKSNAVEKKQAARHAARGKVESAIEKQFEAGRLFAVISSRPGQSGRCDGYILEGEELAFYQRKLHK; encoded by the exons ATGGCTCCCACCTACGAGGCAAATCATCACGTGCGAAGGAGGGCTTTGCGGAACAACACACGCCCGTGCCTCCGAA CGCCAACATCATCGG AAACCGCAATCATGGGTATCTCGCGTGACTCTCGACACAAGCGCTCCGCCTCCGGTGCCAAGCGCGCCTACTACC GGAAGAAGCGCGCTTTCGAGGCTGGTCGCCAGGGTGCCAACACCCGTATTGGCCCCAAGCGCGTCCACACCGTCCGCACTCGTGGTGGTAACCACAAGTACCGTGCCCTCCGTCTCGACTCGGGCAACTTCGCCTGGGGCTCCGAGGGCTGCACCCGCAAGACCCGTGTCATCGGCGTCGCCTACCACCCCTCCAACAACGAGCTGGTCCGAACCAACACCCTGACCAAGAGCGCCGTCGTCCAGATCGATGCCGCCCCCTTCCGACAGTGGTACGAGGCCCACTACGGCCAGCCCATCGGCCGAAGACGCCAGAAGGCCCAGGCcgccaaggagggcaaggccgaggaggaggtcaagaagtCCAACGCcgtcgagaagaagcaggctgCCCGACACGCCGCCCGCGGCAAGGTTGAGAGCGCCATTGAGAAGCAGTTCGAGGCCGGTCGATTGTTCGCTGTTATCTCCAGCCGACCCGGCCAGTCCGGTCGCTGCGATGGTTACATCCTGGAGGGTGAGGAGCTCGCTTTCTACCAGCGCAAGCTCCACAAGTAA
- a CDS encoding S5A-REDUCTASE domain-containing protein produces MATLTSLKLTNRSPKQPIKKLPASVELGPDTTVEDVKIMIAKAVGISDHNRIGLYDPSTKKTLKNRKARIADEPAVVAAGETLVKDMGPQMDWRTVFVVEYIGPLLIHTAAVLARPYLYSNAGAMSSTQWLSFYMIMLHFLKREYETLFVHKFSANTMPIKNIFKNSFFYWAVSGGLCAYCLYHPRSLAARADVPAMDILGLVIYLFGELSNATVHRYLASLRSTGGTERKIPVGHGFELVTCPNYMFEIIAWLGMVVTSRDWSVAFFIAIGTAQMFTWGKGKERAYRKEFGDKYKKKRYVILPGLL; encoded by the exons ATGGCCACTCTAACGAGCCTCAAGCTTACAAACCGCT CTCCGAAGCAACCCATCAAGAAGCTTCCAGCTTCTGTCGAGCTCGGCCCCGACACCACCGTTGAGGATGTCAAGATCATGATTGCCAAGGCGGTTGGCATCAGCGACCACAACCGAATTGGCCTCTACGATCCTTCTACCAAGAAGACCCTCAAGAACCGCAAGGCTCGCATCGCTGATGAGCCTGCTGTCGTTGCTGCTGGCGAGACCCTCGTCAAGGATATGG GCCCTCAGATGGACTGGAGAaccgtcttcgtcgtcgagtACATTGGCCCCCTCCTTATCCACACCGCTGCCGTTCTCGCCCGTCCCTACCTTTACAGCAACGCCGGTGCCATGTCGTCGACCCAGTGGCTCTCATTCTACATGATCATGCTTCACTTCCTCAAGCGCGAGTACGAGACCCTCTTCGTCCACAAGTTCTCGGCAAACACCATGCCCATCAAGAACATCTTCAAGAACAGCTTCTTCTACTGGGCCGTCTCGGGCGGCCTCTGCGCCTACTGCCTCTACCACCCTCGCTCCCTCGCCGCCAGGGCCGACGTCCCCGCCATGgacatcctcggcctcgtcatCTACCTCTTTGGCGAGCTGAGCAACGCCACCGTCCACCGATACCTGGCTAGCCTGCGATCCACTGGCGGCACCGAGCGCAAGATCCCCGTCGGCCACGGCTTCGAGCTCGTGACCTGCCCCAACTATATGTTTGAGATCATCGCGTGGCTTGGCATGGTCGTCACCAGCCGAGACTGGAGCGTCgccttcttcatcgccaTTGGCACCGCGCAGATGTTCACCtggggcaagggcaaggagcgtGCGTACCGCAAGGAGTTTGGCGACAagtacaagaagaagcgatATGTCATCCTCCCCGGTCTCCTGTGA
- a CDS encoding Biogenesis of lysosome-related organelles complex 1 subunit 1 produces MSASRSSQQAGSSSSAGGPSSSRPPTSPPPSIASPSIAHAHAHAQIPGPSSSSSAQRSPPPPHLQPTLPSPETQRHVTEARRAVVATLENMMDSELQWRASTLHSNAAALGKQAKDVRRAADGLRRENDRLAREADVAARRLKELGNVQNWAEVLERDFLVLEETVRLANGEGSCSCSCSECGSVGSDSEDEMDVDGPKKGVDDHGKASMEGMTIDTGHGMPGTFSDASRSLTDPESSMGRGTKGSDTASMSTASR; encoded by the coding sequence ATGtcggcctcgaggtcctcTCAGCAGGCtggctcctcatcctccgcTGGGGGCCCTTCATCCTCCCGCCCGCCGacttctcctccaccatccATCGCGTCGCCGTCCATCGCGCACGCTCACGCTCACGCGCAGATTCCAGGgccgtcctcgtcatcgtccgcACAACGCTCCCCGCCGCCTCCGCATCTGCAGCCGACGCTCCCCTCTCCAGAAACGCAGCGGCACGTCACTGAAGCGCGGCGCGCCGTTGTGGCGACCCTCGAGAACATGATGGACTCAGAGCTGCAGTGGCGCGCCTCGACGCTACACTCcaacgccgccgccctcgGGAAGCAGGCCAAGGATGTGCGCCGTGCTGCGGACGGACTGCGTCGCGAGAACGACCGGTTGGCTCGCGAGGCGGATGTTGCTGCTCGCAgactcaaggagctcggGAACGTGCAGAACTGGGCCGAGGTGCTGGAGCGCGACTttctcgtcctcgaggagacGGTTCGGCTGGCCAACGGCGAGGGGAGCTGTAGCTGCAGCTGCAGTGAGTGCGGGAGCGTGGGGAGCGACAGCGAAGACGagatggatgtggatggacCGAAGAAGGGGGTCGATGATCATGGGAAGGCGAGCATGGAGGGCATGACGATTGATACAGGACATGGCATGCCGGGGACCTTTTCGGATGCTAGCCGGAGCTTGACGGATCCTGAGTCGAGCATGGGAAGGGGAACCAAGGGGTCAGATACGGCGTCAATGTCGACGGCGTCGCGATGA